The nucleotide sequence CGTGGTGGATTGGCGAGGATGACGACACGATATCCTCCCAATGGGAGAAATCGGCTGGCGGCAGGGTGATCACGGCCCGCTACTATGCGACGTCCGAGCCGGCCGTGTTCAAGCACACGGGCGTGACAACGCCGTTGCCAAAGGCACACTGGAAGATGTTCATCCTCGTTCCGGGCTTGGCGCTGGAGGCAAACGACTAACTAGGAGGAATTGATTGGCAATGACACAAGACACGCACGGCCACCCGGGCCCGCGCCTTGATCGTCGCTGTATGCTGGTATCGGCAATCGCCGTCCTGACGGGTCTTGCCGTACCGCACCGCGCGATCGCCGGCGATACCGCAATGACCATGGAAAAGGCCCGGGCGGTCATCGGCAATCGCTATAAGGACTTTGGTTTCGACGGCAACAAACCGCCGATGACCGCAAACGATATGCACGACTTCGTCACCGGCAACACGATCTATGGCGTGCTGCATGACGACGAGGCCTACGTCCTGGCGTTCCACCCCCAGGGAAGAGGTGTTCTGAAGATCGAAAAGCGACCGGTTGAGCTCGGCAACTGGTGGATCGATGCGTCCAATCAGACGATCCACTCGCGGTGGTCTCACGCGGCGCGGCGCGAAGTGATCTCGAAGAGTTACCTTCCGACCGAGGAACCCGGCCTGGTCAAGGCCGTGACGGACCTGTCCCGTGAAACGGACGGCTCTCAGTCGTGGACGAAACAGGGCATGTTCATTCTGCAGCCTGGCCTACACCTGACGCCGCCGAGCTAGAGCGGATCCAGTGGGCGTCGACCTGATTGTCGGACGCCTCTTGACCACGATCCACGCTAGCCGTGCTGCTTGTCGTTTTGCGGCACCTCGTGAGCGACCATGATGCGCGACACCGCGGCAACAGCCAGGCCGGTTGACAGTCCGAACAGCAGAATGCCGCCGGCGGCCTCCAGGCTGCTCAAGAGTTGCCAGCGTTCGGTCAGCACGATGTCGCCGTAGCCCAATGTCGTGAACGTCACGGTCGAGAAGTAAAGCGAGTCCGTCATGTTGGGGAACTCGCCGAGATAAATGTAGAGAGCGGCCCACAGCCAGATCTCGACGGTGTGGGCGGCCAGAAGCCCCAACACGATCACGACCATGGTGCTCGTCGCGCCGACGTAATAGCTCGACTTCAGCCATGCGCCGGCATGGCGTTTCAATATGCCAAGCAGAATGATCATGGCGGCGATATGGATGGCGACGCAAAGCGCCACCATGGCCGACCCTAAAAGCAATTGCTGAACCAGCATGGCGCATCATAAGGCGATGGCATTGCCGCCGTCATGCCCGGTCTATCCACATGCAGGCCGGGCCTGTTTTTCATCCAAAAGTCGTCCTATGCTTGGCTTGTCATGATGGCGACACGACCCAACGACGTCCCCGTCCCGACCCGCGATATCGTGCAGGCCAAAGCTGATATCGCTCACGCCGGCTATGGGATCCTTGAAGGCGCCCTGGATGAGGCGACCACGAAGGCAATCCGCGACCGGCTGCTGGACCAGGCGACTGCCGAGCGTGAACGTCAGGTCAATGTCAGCAACTCCGCGGTCGAACCCGATGACGACGTCAATCAGTGGGTCACCATGCTGCCCAACAAGGGGCCGGTGTTTCGCGCGCTGATCAACAACGATGGGTGTCTCGGCCTTGTGCGGTCTGTCTTGGGCGACGATGCCATCCTTTCCGAGTTTTCCGCCCACATCACCTGGCCGGGCAACAAGGAGATGGCGCTGCACACCGACCAATGGTTCATGCCCCAGCCCGCCATGCCCGGTGAGCATCACAGCCGAGTCAGCGACATCAGCCGTGCCAATCAGCCATTCGGTGGCCCCGAACCCGCGACTTGGGCGATCAACGCGCCGGTCGTGACCAACGCCATGTGGGCAATCACCGATTTCACACGCGAAAACGGTGCGACCCGCCTGGTGCCCAAGAGCCACCTTTCCGGTAACCATCCCGCGCCGGATACGGCCTACGACTGCGTCTTCGCCGAAGCGCCGGCCGGCAGCCTGGTGGTCTGGGAAGGCCGCACCTGGCACGCGGCGAGCCTGAACACCGGCACAACACCGCGCATGGGCATCACGACCCACTGGTGCGCGCCCTTCATGCGACAGCTGCTGAACTTCACCTATGGTCTGAGGCCCGACGTCGCCGATGATTTGAGCGAACACGAACGCTCAATCATGGGCTTCAAGGTCTGGAGCAC is from Pseudomonadota bacterium and encodes:
- a CDS encoding phytanoyl-CoA dioxygenase family protein; amino-acid sequence: MMATRPNDVPVPTRDIVQAKADIAHAGYGILEGALDEATTKAIRDRLLDQATAERERQVNVSNSAVEPDDDVNQWVTMLPNKGPVFRALINNDGCLGLVRSVLGDDAILSEFSAHITWPGNKEMALHTDQWFMPQPAMPGEHHSRVSDISRANQPFGGPEPATWAINAPVVTNAMWAITDFTRENGATRLVPKSHLSGNHPAPDTAYDCVFAEAPAGSLVVWEGRTWHAASLNTGTTPRMGITTHWCAPFMRQLLNFTYGLRPDVADDLSEHERSIMGFKVWSTYGATGDFNATWATPGVENPGEMTADDEST
- a CDS encoding potassium channel family protein — its product is MLVQQLLLGSAMVALCVAIHIAAMIILLGILKRHAGAWLKSSYYVGATSTMVVIVLGLLAAHTVEIWLWAALYIYLGEFPNMTDSLYFSTVTFTTLGYGDIVLTERWQLLSSLEAAGGILLFGLSTGLAVAAVSRIMVAHEVPQNDKQHG